A region of the Argopecten irradians isolate NY chromosome 16, Ai_NY, whole genome shotgun sequence genome:
tggccacaaacatccttgggggaaggggaacagagcttgtataaattttggctctgacccccagggggcaggaatggtggggcccaataggggaattagaggtaaatattcaaatttcttcagaaaataaacaatgaacctgtatccagaatattacttggcattacaaaccaggtgagcgatacaggccctctgggcctcttgttatatgaTATCATCAGAATTTTCCCATGTCTGGTGATTTCAACTCAATAAATTATGCCcggcaaaagaaaaaaaaatcaaggggagataattttggAATATATACTACACTGACCTACAGCTAACATATGTGGGGAAATTTGGATcagtcagaaaaaaacatatgaattATTGAATCAAAATGCTGAATGCAGATTAAGTcagataaaacatatatttgtattttagcccaccatcatctgACAgataatatttctaaaaaaatctattttacaAGCCTTGTTGAGCAAAAATTTTAAGATTAAGAAAAGTTTTGTAAAATCTTGTACAAGATCGATGACCACACAAATCAAAAACTGTTTTATCACACCTTCAACTACAAGTGAACCTAGTTagttttgaagaattttaactttaaaatatgtTGTAATAAATCAAGCATGGCAGCCATTTTAACAACACTGTCTTCAAATCAGGTAAATATCTGACATTGTGTGCTGATGTCTTATTTATTAGCGTTTTGCTTTAGCCACCACAGGTAGTATGTAACACAAGAATATGGCACCCAAACATAAATGAAGATGGTGAAGTTTGTTTAAGTTTACTACGACAGAGCTCCTACGACAGTTTAGGTAAGTATGTAACACAAAGGATAGTTACTAATATGTTTCTTGATTGTTAGTGTACATGGATTACAATagtcaatattcaaaatttgtcCTCATAGCCGatatatttttgacaaaattgcagaaaatctTCATAATGTGTGCTAGCTAGcacattatgaagattgtcagcaaagctctggcatctatatagaccatagatgccaaaggaagacagtttaatgcttaaGTGAATTCCTTATTcatctattctgtatttgcatattacagagttatctgcccttgctacCCTtaattgattgtgacgtcatgtgtttgcgagcgaaacgtcatacttttcagataaaatgacgtgaattgcgctcacaaaataatgacgtaacaatcgatacctacccgcaagggagctaactctgtaatatgcaaagacggaatactatATATCTATTTCCATAGCCAGACATCTATAACAAATGATTAACgattcatatatgtatatgatcatGATATCTCTTTATTTGGTTGAAGGTTGGGCACCCACAAGGAGACTTAAAGATGTGATTTGGGGCCTCAATTCCTTATTTTCTGTgagtacatatatacaattgactgtatacatatatatagatgcaTATAAGACAACATTTGGAAAAGTCCCTCTGATTTGCACAATGAAGAATATTTCCAAACTGTAATAATTCTAGAAAATTTCATAGCTGCAATGTAGACACTTTACAAGTGgtttgtaattaaaattttacaagGTGTATGTGAAAAAAAGTCAGTTTACTTTTTATTATTCTATAACTTGACAgtgtaaataaaatacattagaATTTGAAAGAAATCAAATCCTTTTATCTGTTATTTCGGAGATCTATGTTACATGtgtattccgtatttgcatattacggaGTCAgctccttgcgggtaggtatcgattattACATTAGTTTGTGGATGCAATTCACATCGATTTCTGctaaaagtatgacattacactAGCaaacatgacatcacaatcaatacctacatacaagtgcagataactcggtaatatgcaaatacaaaatggcCATCCAAAGGTTTGCCAatcaaaagtaaaaaagaaaGTGTATAAAAAATCCAGAATCATATGATGATATGTTTTATAGGTCATATGCATTATTATAACTTTTGATCAATATAGTAATAAAGATTTGCaatgtttgttgttatgttttaagggacaattcagtctaagagaacattaaaatttgtacacatatcggaaaaaacccagttctaatggaaattagattagccggttttactgtgatatgccagaaaagcccatggtggtgaaatgcatATGAAAcattcaaactcgctcgctgtctgccattacatgttgtggtcgaacatcttgtatgccgaaccctgtcccttgcacGTAGAGTAATgaaacttttgtctagaacttctcaaatcgctctgacactaggtgaattgtcttgccttaaaaatcattttatcacctcctcagtggttatgtagttcatttgtttgacGTGCATGACTTTGTCTCTGGTATgggtacagtgtacatattttacctgcttaatcgtattgatcaatgatttgtaattacaacggtatcaattaaaatactaaacaatgacgtggaatttgtcaatatttcatgttatatgtttcataagaaatgtagaacaatacatttatgccatattttgcttcttggttatgtaaaagatttatcctgagtgaattgtccctttaatgataTTGAATGATTATATTGCCTCAGTGTAGCTACAACATTGTAGCTCAAAAGCCCTTTAGGCAGATATTGGTGCCGTCTTTAAAGCTACAATTGGTGTCCATTACTGTTAGTGGAGCaaagtgaagaaaaaaaatataaaatattcctTACCTAATAGGCAACATATTCTCTATAAAATATTGAAGTCACAGTCAGATACTAAATTATTTGTGTTACATATAAATATGGTGTCTTCTCAAAGGAAATGTCCAGCAATTCAGATTCATTGTGAagttgacgtcttgtgagcggtaggATACTATCATTAATGATTGTCaaaagtatacattgtatatttgttttacataaatgTAGCTTGAGAGTAGTAGCTGGAAATAACATGATGTGTTTGTGTTTCTGTAGGATTTACTCAATTTTGATGACCCACTCAATGTAGATGCTGCCGATCATTATTCACGTAACAAAGTAAGTGTACAGATTGAACATCAAGTTTTTCTGGCTGTTATTAATATGtatctttacatgtatgtagtttCAGTAAAAAGTAGAACCATAATTtcatgttgttttaaaaatatcagTTTAAAGAATAATTTTTTAATGATGTCCTATGTTTATTGCTTGCATTACACTATTTAGATATTTcagattttgtaaaattaatgataaaatgtttgttttttatctaCAATTCATTTAGATATGGCATATTGAATAATAAGTTGCTTATTATGCCTATTTTTCTTTCACAGGAATCATTTAAGAGCAAAGTGAGAgactatatacaaatgtatgcagCTAGGTAACACTGTGTGTGATGATTAAAACTATTGGATATCCATTTTAAAACCATGGTAACCTGCAAGTCCCTGTATTTCTGTTGAGCTAAGCTATTGACTGgtttgttgccatggtaaccagcATGTCTCCATGTGTCACCTGACAAATATTGGAATGCTAGTGTCCTACTAGTGTATTATGCGaatttttaattaatgtaaTGGGCTAGtgtgttactatggtaactAGAATTATCATCACGTTGCTGACGGGATTGCCTCATGTGCAGTAATGGTGACTGGAATCTTCTGCGTTTCAAGTGATAATAATCAAAGTGTTATACTGCGAGCTTGATCGACCGCCTAGCACCGACCTGTACACAACAAGCCTATCAACAGCAATGCGCTAAAACCCACTCAGACAAAACTCATTCCCACACAGAAAAGATATTCTTGATATGAAGAGACCGAATAGATTGAAAATAGTTACGTTACATTATGGAATTCAATCTTAAAGAAGGACAGACaactatatatgtattgatgatAGGAAAATTGATACCTGTCTTTGAATTtgttaatgttgatataaaaaataaacatactgTGTAGCTGGTTAATTACGTAGGTTAAACTATTTGCGATTtgacatgtgtacatgtacattttacataatttcAAAGCCAGTtgtgaaattttaatttgtaaaataaataatcttaTATAAAGTGAAAATGGCCAAAGTTTTGGCCCATAAAAAATAATCAGCTCTACCCTGGTAATTACCATTCAGCCTTTAGTTGCATTTATAGATTTTTTGATGATGGGTTAATTACACTTAGGCCTCAGCCACAGGGACATGACATGAATTTCTAACCAGCAGTATCAACTgaaatttgtgccaggtccctgtgctgaGGCCCTGACAGTCATATACTGTTCTGTAAATTTCAGTACAGAATAGATTCTACAGAGTAGCAGTGTTGATCCCCCCACAGTCAATGCAAGGTACTACCTTTATTCACAATAATTAGCGCCAAGGGAGCTTGAAAAATTGTGACAAAGGGGTGCTtattaattcatcaaaatgtaagttgtggacgaaaaaagTACATAAATCTATTAACAGTACACTtgcatatgccttttatcctGTGAGACTcattattatgttgtgattcacatgtaaaagactcggaagttcatgtaatatgggatacaatgcttaTGTTAAGAGGCATcatatgttgtaaaacattgttaaattcaTGAGATGGGGGGCATTATGCAACTTAACTCTTCTTTAGAAAAGaggaggggcgctaattacggcgaatatgGTAAGTGGTTTATTAAAATTATACAGATGTACAGGTTGAAAACACCTTCTAGAAATTCCTgtgttattttatatggttAACAGGTTCTAGATATTTGAACGTGCATGTCTACTTATGGTTAAACTAGAATTGCTCTTATCTTATTGCTTAAATTATCATCAAGTGAATTTTACATTGGGTGAATATCTTACCTTACATAGACTATTTGCATCTCGTATCACAGAGACCTGGCACAATTATCTTAccaatatatatgtgtgtgtattatagtaaattatagtaaatgatactatttatataataatacatatatactgttgTAAGAAATTTGTGCCAGATCCCTGTGTCTTGTATAACATGTAAAGCAGTCGAATTCTCAACATGTACAATGTTAATGAAGAAATTTGATTCAGGACgagtaaaatatctttttacgAGAAAGATAA
Encoded here:
- the LOC138310212 gene encoding NEDD8-conjugating enzyme UBE2F-like; amino-acid sequence: MITLSKKLKQQAPVKKETDDHEIKRISIRDKLLVKEVQEMEENLPKTCKVNFGNPNQLHVFSLTITPDEGFWHGGRFLFNVDIPEDYNIVPPQVVCNTRIWHPNINEDGEVCLSLLRQSSYDSLGWAPTRRLKDVIWGLNSLFSDLLNFDDPLNVDAADHYSRNKESFKSKVRDYIQMYAAR